atcgTCTAAAAGTTTATTCTTCCTCCAAGCCCATACGtcaaaagaaaatagtttttgcTCCTAAACGAGATAATGCCattaaagaagaagtccagaagttagCCATGGCAAAAtttatccgagaagtttattaccTAGACTGGTTGGCTAAcgtggtaatggtcaagaaggcaaatggaaaatggaggatgtgcgtggacttcaccgatttgaacaaggcttgccccacAGATAGCTGTCCATTGCCTCGCATTAACCAGCTGGTGGACTCAACTGCGAGTCATAAATTGCTAAGTTTCATGGACACCTTCTCAGGATACAATCAAATAGGGATGGACGAGTTAGATCAAGAGAAGAAATCCTTCATTACTAGTCAAGGTttgttttgctacaaggtgatgcccttcggtTTTAAGAACGTGGGGGCAACTTATCAAAGGCTGGCTAACCATATATTTCGTCCACAGATTGGACGAAATGTGAAattttatgtagatgatatgttggtaaagagCTTGGACAAGGAAAAACATttagacgaccttcaagagacctttgatacGCTTAGACGATAtaacatgaagttgaatccaagcaagtgtACTTTTGGAGTTTCGTTAGGAAAATTTCttgggttcatggtttcacataggggaattgaagcaaatcctgATAAAATCCAAGCGATAGTGAATATGGAGCCACCAAGAtatatcaaagaagtccaatctCTCACTGGACGAGTTGTCACCCTTAACAGATTCGTCTCCAAAGCTACTGATAAgtgtttaccattttttaagattctcaagaaggcatttgaatggatggagagtgtcaaaaggccttccaagacctcaaGGCCTATCTCACAACAGCTCCTCTGCTAAGCCTGTCTATACCAggtgaaaaattatatttgtatttgccAGTGTCTCCACATGCAGTGAGCTCAGCAATAATtggagaagaaggaaagatacAGAAGCTGGTTTATTATATGAGCCGAATGTTAAGAGGAGTGGAAGGATGATATCCCATGATGGAAAAGCTAGCCTTTGCTTTGGTCATAGCTTCTAGGAAGTTACAACATTATTTTCAGGCTTATGTCATCAATGTCTTTACAGATCATCCACTCAAGAAGGCGATGAATAAGTTGGAAGCCGCAAGACGACTAATCCAATAGGCCATAGAACTTAGTGAGTTTGcgcaatggggactggatatcttaGGTTCTTTCCCACTTGAAACCAAGCATATGAAGTTTTTGGTAATAAGGATTGATTACTTTAataaatgggtggaagctgaaCCATTAGCCAAGATCACGCAgtaaaatgtcaaaaacttcGTTTGGAAGAGCATTGTATGCAGGTTCGTGgtacctagggtactagtatcTAACAATGGGCGACGGTTTGACAACACATCTTTTAGAGACTTTTGTTCACAACTTGccatatatttgtttaactttcatataaaatagccaaagattaaaatgaaaaaaaaaaaaaaaaacacacatgaCAAATTGTGATTGGTGGAACACAAAATGTAATACTTAAGATATATATTCATCTTTCACTTCCATAAAGAATACTATTTATATTCTAATATGTATTGCACCCATAATGTTATTGTTCTGagtaattttctataaaattatccTTCCGAGCCCCCctacccctccccctcccccgaCCCCTACCCCTAccccaagaaaagaaaaaacatgcGCTTCTTTTTTTCGAATCgctatcaaatatatatatgtgattttttgGAATGGATAAAAGGGAACCCATTTTAGTTTGtggataaaataaaaagaaaaacatttccACCATTATattaatatgtatatttttgtattaaaacattttttcaatattattgtaattggatttaaaataataataaaaaagtccaTATGTTTCAACCGGTCTATAATAAGTTTAGGCTAACGTTACAGTGTCGTAATAAccttcaattatatatatatatatatccaacaTCTCTTTTATAATtcttataaattattttcattttatagttaattattaaaatagttATAACGTTGTCAAGGTCTATTAtgttgaaaatttgtttttaagaaaaatattgttaggCCCtaatgaattttgtgttttttttttgttgataatttgatagataAAAGGCCAGGGCCAGGGGccgtttggtagagtagtttgaggtgagatttttgtaattttttaaaatacgtgtgagtgaaaaagtgtaaaaatatgtgtaatgttatttaaaatgtaaaaatatgagtttgagATGATTAAACAAACAGCCCTTAGAAATCCATAATAGTGTATGAGATGCAATACTTTATGAATGACCATTGAAATTGGTAGAACTACAAAACTTTGATcctcttttttaactttttgtctGGGTCATCAACGAGTATTTCATTGCTGTGTCTCCGACCATAAAACAGAACAACTCATattattcatccaaaaaaaaaaaaaaaaaactcctattTACAGTGAGCAAACTGCGAAGCATCTTAGCTTGGAGCGAGGTAATATTTATATAAGATATAAGATGCTAAAGCAACGGCCCTGATTCGACAAATTTGCGGCTTAGAAAAACAATTAAGCACCCCTATCCATTGAAATGCATATAAGTTTGTTATAAAGACAATACGAAGTCTCAGGCAACAGCGTGTGTAGCACTCACCTTTTTTGCTGATTTCACCCAACAACCATAtcgaaagaaaagaagaagttgaaaGCAACCCCAAATCCAATTATTAGGATCGTACAACACACGCTCCACACTAGGCGTGTTggaacaaatatatatatatatatatatatattattctttgGTAAAAATGTCTTTACGCGGCCTTGTAGACCAAAATGTTTTACATCTCAGACTCAAATGGACGGTTAATGATCTTTCCAGGAAGCAACAATTAAACATAGAAAGAAGAACATTTGATTTGGGGTTTGCCTTTCCCACGTGGAACTAAAAAAACCCAGTCTCCTTCCAACTATAAATGCCCAATTTAGAGCtcaccaaagaaaagaaaagaaaagaaaaaaaaaaaaaaaattagcctaGAAACCTCCATTTCAAGAAAGCATCATAATTAATCATTCCCACTCTCCCCTTCCTTCTATTAATACTACTTGTTGTATTCGATCCTCCCACAACAACACAAAGCCATATATGGAGAATATGAGTGAAGAATATAAACAATACAAACATTATTGGGAAACCAATATGTTCCTCCAAACTGAAGAGCTTGATAGGTATCTTATCTATCCATCTATACTGTAGCTATCTGTGTGTTTTTTGCTCgttcaatttcaaattcaaaactagcaacaattaattaattttgatatgGCAGTTGGGGATTGGATGAGGCTTTTTCTGGGTACTATGATTCGAGCTCACCAGATGGGGCAGCATCATCGGCAGCTTCAAAGAACATTGTGTCAGAGAGGAATAGGAGGAAGAAGCTGAATGAAAGACTGTTTGCACTTAGAGCGGTGGTCCCCAATATTAGCAAGGTCAGTACCTCCATCCATTAATTAAACTACACGTACACATGCACTctactttaattaattaattaattaaaactagtaGTTCTTATGTGTGCTATCGTGCACTGGCAATAATAATTATGATCATCGATCGGTTTACCACTTTGCTAATGTGCACCATTTTCTtctgtaattttatttatttccatcCTTTGGTTGACATTTGTATATAGATGGATAAGGCATCAATAATCAAGGACGCAATTGACTATATCCAAGAGCTACATgaccaagaaaaaagaatcCAAGCTGAGATAATGGAGCTTGAATCCgggaaattgaagaaaaatccCGGTTATGACTTTGATGAGCAGGAGTTACCTGTCTTGTTgagatcaaagaaaaagaaaactgacCAATTTTATGATTCTGGGGGTTCAAGAATTTCCCCTATTGAAGTCCTAGAAGTGAGTAcaactccctctctctctctctctctctctcatattcgCATAAAGACAAAACGTGTTCTTTATTTATACTAGtaaataattaaactttggATTTGATATATATTGTTATTGATACTTTTGGTCAAAATAATTAATGGGGTGCAGCTCAGAGCTACTTACATGGGAGAGAAAACTGTGGTGGTGAGTCTAACATGTAGTAAAAGGACAGATACGATGGTGAAACTTTGTGAGGTCTTTGAATCTTTAAAGCTCAAAATTATTACTGCAAACATCACCGCTTTTTCTGGGAGGCTCGTCAAAACAGTCTTCGTGGAGGTTAGTCCCTTTTCCTTGCTTttaactttttctctctctctctctctctctctctcttaatattccacattttgaaaatttagcaTAACAAACTAGTGATTTGCTATCAACGCAAGCGTGATACCTTTTAAGAATTCTTTTTATAGAATGCGAATTTTTACGAACCtgttattaaatcatattttctttttatatttttcatatttaaattaatcattatttaatctataaaatgttttaatttttaatttgaaattatatatatgtataaaaagttagtttataaattaaatagtaaataacatacAATTGATTAGCTTGAAATTTAACTTGTGTGttataaatttaaagaacaTATATTGgaacttttaaaatattaatataataaaaatttattaaatagtgtaagattatttaaaattacaagagaatgaaaaattctgatatctctattttttttatgaaaaaaatgaaaatagtacacatctgtaaaaaatttattcttaatgTTTCTGTTTATGTTTCATTCATTATAATATGCttaatgtttgtttttaatcatacatttctaataaattttaatgtctACCGTTActttttaaatagaaattaaaGATTAATGACCATATATGTACCTAATTAGAGGTATAATCGATAACCTGGGGGAACATGGGGTTCGTtactatattaaatattaaacgTCCTCTAAGAAAGTAAAGATGCAACCaagtttagttataaatttcattatagttgttattgttattgtggttttttaaaaaaaaaaaaaaaattaaaagacattGTAAGTGGATGACAAAAATTCAAATGCTAGATGCCTTTTTTAAAATAGAGAGGTGATATGCCTAAAACATTTTCCCAAAAcatttataacaaattctaaatggtaaattgttattggtttcaATTTAACCcaccactaattttttttttttcatactaataacaactaataataatatgtcgtattgaacttattatgaaaatgtcataaacataacatttttcttattaaaaatatcataaaaggTGGATTGGCAGCTAGAATTGTATTAACGAAATcaaatattgtaataatatttaatgttTAGGTTTATGATCTATCTATGTGTTTTTCTAAGAGAACAAGAATAATTGACAATAGTAGTGGTTGGATACCTTGTGTTAGTTTGatcaattaattgtttgatTAGGGAATATTAGTATATTACGCAGAGAGAtaggaaaagaaatgaaacaGCTGAAAGTGTGGGGTCTATGGGATTGAAAACTGATAGACCACACTTTAATAAAGTGGATCATCCATTATGTGATTGTGATATGGTATTTTAGGGAAATGATGAGTTGTGTAATCCAGATTCTGAGGGAAGGACCCCATAAGATAAGATAAAGATAGCTACTTTAACCACAAATGAATCCTACGTTACATAcgctttatttatttgtatatttaCAGTTTCCGGAAGTGTTAGATAGGCTCCTCGTAAATAGTTATAGTTTATATATTGGTTTTAAATCTTCTGATATTCAACTCTCCTCTCTCATCCTCCCGattaaataaaaaccaatagtCTCCTCTCCCTTCCCATTAGCTTCGGTGTGACTGAGACCCAGGAAATACTTGGGGCTAATTGGATCCTAATGAATTTCCATTCTTTTCTGTGAATTTAAATGTGGCATAATTAAAGACACAATAAGTACTCATGCTAGCTAGATTCTTTTTCCtagtctttatttatttattttttagttttttatttgagttgGATTAGATTGCTATCGAAATCACTAGACATTGTTTTCCAATTCGAGACAAGAAACTAAGGACATGCTTGAGTCGTGCTTGTAGAAGAGTGGATACATCTGGATAGGGTTGGCAGTTGGCACTATATATACATCTTAAGTTGAAatcttgtttaaaaaaataaaatgacactATCATCATTTGTCTGTccacttaatttctttttttctttttttgtggattCATGTATCATGCCATCATCCAATtagattttccttttttcatgAATTGAAGATTGATTTAAAATGGGTTAAATTAAATGGAAGATTTCAATAGACCCTAATTAAATTTCTAATCTAGTATTAATTGGGTTTCCTTAATGGGCCTGGTCTAATTAGTAGGATTTGGTTTAGACTGTTATAGCAtctgaaaacattttacaacacAATTTTGTATCCAAATTTTCACACATCCATTTTGCTTTTGTATTATTATAGTGGAGCCAATTAAGTGAATTATCTGTTTTTGGATAAACGGAGCCAAGTTAAGTATCATTCTGTGATTGTAGCAGAACTCCTACTTTTTAGGTATTGACATCGGTTGTTTTAGAGAGTAGGGTAGGAGTTCTATTATTTATATAGATTGATGAAAGACAAAAATTGAAGCAATagaaagaaaacctaaacaattattgttatttttgcGTGgtcatgaaaaaagaaaaacaaaagtttaATGAGATGGATTCAGTAAAACAGTGGCCGATCGAGTAGTGTTGTTGTATGAGCTTGTAGCTTATAGTATTTGGGTGAATAAAACTGGAGTAGATCCATGAATTAAAGAAATTGGTCCGCCATTTTGAAAGCAACATCACATGCATATGTCTGTCGTGTCGTCTCCCACTATGCAACATCACTGGGTTCCACTTCCATGACTCTCTACTAGTGCTTGAATTTTGAATACCAAATACTAACATGTTTCCCTTATGGGTCAAAGTTTCCCGCAAATCAAATCCCGAGTGCTGCCAATGCCATTTTTGTTTCCTTGAAGCTTGAACCCAAAGGAACGAAATTCTTTTGCAAATCTCGTGGCAAAATTGAATATTTGCACGTGTTTCCATTTTGATATACATTTCCCACGTGATTTCATCAAAAACACAATTCCCACGATCTTTAATTATCCATCACTGTTAGTTTGGAGCTAGCTAGGTCTTTTAATTAGTCACGTTTACTTTCTTTGCATTTTGAATTAGTAGCCTGTAAGTATTTACTATATATTACGCATTGTATACTCACAAGTTGTTAAGTATAGTTGGTTAGGTAACAGAGACCTTTGGATTTTAGTGACAGAAGAGaccaaaatttatttgataCCTTATAATGGAGTGGTCACCAAAAGTTTCAGCACTTCTCTGCAGTAAAACTTTTAGTAAAATTATCAAAGAATAATtacatgaaaacaaaaataaaaaaaccctaggGTGATAGAGTCAATTCCTTATCTGGAAGAAGGTTTAAGAATAGCTTCAGTTTTTTATTaccacaaaaaagaaatagctgacaaaaaaaaaaaaaaaactaagcttctccatttttttttaatggaaaacaacTAAGCTTTTCTATTCATGAATGAAGCCGAAAATTCGGTGTTCCtcaatttttaattctttgagtTTCATATCATCATGTTTCTATTGTTTTGTTGGTTGCAACTTGCAAagcagatctgaaaatttttctaaTGGTGgtcaattcaataaaatagaTTATGTTACTTGTCAATCGGTACTAGTTATgattctaaaatgaaattttttaaggttttggtTGCACATTTTGTTCTTCCCGTTTATCCACGGATAAGAACCAGTTTTTATTGTGGTCATTTTCTCGTTTCTGTCCAAATGTTCTAGTACTTTCATAATCAACTCAaaattaaggggaaaaaaactattatcaatcaattattGTTCCACagctagagttttttttttttaaagtctaaAATAAGGTTAATGGCCGACATCTTCCAAGCACTGCaactattataaaatattcaacTCGAAATATTTTGTTCTTAGGATTTGGTTTTCATGTCGCTCTTTTACTTCTTGAATCTTCTTCATCTTGGTGGTCCTCACGCTAGTAAAAATTCAGTATTCCAAAAGTTCATCGATTTGGTATTTCCTATTCTTACATAATAGTTGGTTCGACAAATTAAATTAGTTGTGGGGTTCATCATTTATGTGAAGAATCATATCGTATACTGCGagtactaaataattttttctcaatttgCACCCACAAAACACAATCCCTTCCCTTTTCGAAGATTTGATGAAAGGAGTAATCAAtcctttgaaaattttgtaccAAATAGAACCATTGTAACTCTACTAGGCAATGCTCATGTGTGGTTATGTCTTGGGCGTAAAAGCCACGTCAATCAAGGACTGAATCCACTACCTGAAATGCTTCCAAAAGAAAATGCTGGTGCTCTAATCCGTACTATTCTATCTTTACCAGATAAATACAGCGGTCGAGAACTAATTCAAGAACAAAGTGATATTCATGATGTGCACAAGGCACATATATGACGGCCAGTGACTTAATATAGCGCTTTTTTCCCCCCACTTGATGTAATTTGAGAAGTAGAGCTCTCATTGCTATTTGCTGTAACATTCTATATGTTTTGCAGGCAGATGAGGAGGAGAAAGATCATTTGAAGATAAGGATCGAAACAGCTATTGCGGCTCTCAATGATCCACAAAGCCCTATGAGCATCTAATGACGTGGGACTGAAGCGTGAATCCTCTGTTGGTGGGATGTTTGGTCACTATGgctttttcatgttttcatGAAGATTTAGTTCCACTCTTTGTTGGggttttaaatttaatcaattttttcctTGATGAAGAGTCTTTGGTGTTGTTTCTTAAGGGAAAGCTACATAGTTTTTAGTTAACTCCACCATCTGAAATAATTATATGTTGTCAACTTGTTTTTCAATGCTAGAATATCTTCTTGTCCGATTAAAGTTGCCTTTTGAAGTATCctggaaataaaattttgtttgccGTTTCACATTGCTTTTCGAATCATATGAAATTAGTTCAACCTTCAACGAGTCAAATAATTGGAATCCATTTTAGAATTTAGGAAATGTCTACATATCAAATGTTCattatcatcaattttttttttccagttttattttctttaccaTAAGTAAGAGAATGCCATTTTCTTTGAggatgataattttatttttgaaagttgaaaaaaaCCTAAATCCAAGATCTAGAAGCTTGTTGCatcaacttttttttgagaaagagctTGTTGCATcaacctaataattttttctaatcaGTGCATTAATGATGTTTAATGGAACCTaccactttttttaaaaaacttgtttttaaatttgacaaCAAAAAACCC
This genomic stretch from Castanea sativa cultivar Marrone di Chiusa Pesio chromosome 1, ASM4071231v1 harbors:
- the LOC142621680 gene encoding transcription factor bHLH35, whose protein sequence is MENMSEEYKQYKHYWETNMFLQTEELDSWGLDEAFSGYYDSSSPDGAASSAASKNIVSERNRRKKLNERLFALRAVVPNISKMDKASIIKDAIDYIQELHDQEKRIQAEIMELESGKLKKNPGYDFDEQELPVLLRSKKKKTDQFYDSGGSRISPIEVLELRATYMGEKTVVVSLTCSKRTDTMVKLCEVFESLKLKIITANITAFSGRLVKTVFVEADEEEKDHLKIRIETAIAALNDPQSPMSI